A region of the Nocardia asteroides genome:
CCGTAGCGCCAGTCGCGGCGGACCACGGTGCGCCACAGCATCCAGGCCAGTACCGGACCCGCGACCCACCAGATGGCCGGCGTCCCGATCAGCATCACGGCCTTCACGCACTGGGTCTGCCCGCAACCGGTGACCCCGCTGTCGGCGTAGTAGTACAACATCGGGCGCAGGCCCATGGGCCAGGTCCAGGGTTTGGATTCCCAGGGGTGATGGTTGCCCGCCGAATTGGTGAGCTCGGTGTGGAATTCCAGCGACCTGGCGTTGAAGTACCAGAGCGAGCGCAGCGCGTCCGGCGCCACATGTGACCAGAATCCGCCGGTACCGATCGGGTCGGTCGGCGCCGACGGATTGCCCGGCATGTGCCGGTACACGCCGGTCTCGCTCGCGAACCAGGCCCAATAGCTCGCCAGGTAGACGCCGAGCGGCACGAGCACCAGTGCGTAGAGCGCGGGCCCGATATCGCGCAGCGCCACGCCGAGCCAGGGGCGGCGCACCCCGTACGTCCGCCGCGCCGAGAGGTCGAAGTAGACGCTCATCAGGCCGAAGGCCGCGATGAAATAGATGCCGGACCATTTGGTTCCGCAGGCCAGGCCGAGCAGCACGCCCGCGCCGAAACGCCACCAGCGCACCCCGAGGCGGGGTCCGGAGTCCGTCACGCCGATCCGGCCCTTGGCGTCCGCGCGCGCGAGCCGGGCGCGCATCTCGTCGCGGTCGACGATCAGGCAGCCGAAGGCGGCGGTGACGAACAGCGCCATGAAGATGTCGAGCATGCCGATACGCGAGGAGACGAAGGTGAGCCCGTCGGCGATCAGCAGGATGCCCGCGATCGCGCCGATCAGGGTGGAGCGCGCCATCCGGCGCACGATCCGGATCACCAGCAGCACCAGCACGGTTCCGGCGAGAGCGGCGGTGAAGCGCCAGCCCCAGCCGTTGTAGCCGAACATCGCCTCGCCGACCGCGATGAGTTGCTTGCCGACCGGGGGATGCACCACCAGCCCGTAGCCGGGGTTGTCCTCCACCCAGCCGCCGGTGAGCATCTGCCAGGCCTGCGGGGCGTAGTGCTTCTCGTCGAACACCGGTGTGCCCGCGTCGGTCGGGTAGTTGAGCATCGTGAAGCGCGTGACCGCGGCGATCGCGGTGAGAAACGCCGTCACCAGCCAGCCGCGCAGGCGATCGGCCGGGCCGAAGTCGGGCGGCGGCCGCAGCGGTCCCGGACTCGACCAGGAGGGCACGGTTCCGAACCGTGCGGTCGCGCGCTGGTCGGTCACCTGGGTCACGCCCCGATCGTATGCTGTCGCGCCACGGTGGTAATTCAGGCCGTACCAGTTGGGTGCGTCCGGCTCGCCGTCGAATCCGCGTGAGTTGTGGAGTTCCCCGGTGTGCCGGTCGGTTCCCGTGGCCGGGCCGATACGCTGCTCGATGGATGTGCTCGACGTGGACAGGAGTGTGGTGACGCAGGTGGCAGGGGGCAGGCTCGTGCTGGCGGCGACACCGATGGGCGACGTCGGGGATGCCTCGCAGCGCCTGCGCGATGCCCTGTCCACAGCGGACGTGGTGGCCGCCGAGGACACGCGGCGGACCAGGTCGCTGGCCAAGGCGCTCGGCGTGGAGCTGTCGGGCCGGGTGGTCAGCTTCTACGATCACGTCGAGACCGCGCGGATCCCGATGCTGCTCGACGAGATCGCGGGCGGGCGCACGGTGCTGCTGGTGACCGACGCGGGCATGCCGTCGGTGAGCGACCCGGGCTACCGCATGGTGGCGGCGTGCGTCGAGCGCGACTTGGCGGTGACCTGCCTGCCCGGCCCTTCGGCGGTGACCACGGCCCTGGCGCTGTCGGCGTTGCCGGTGGAACGGTTCTGCTTCGACGGATTCCCGCCGCGCAAATCCGGCCAGCGCCGGGAGTGGTTGCGGACCTTGATCGCCGAACCGCGCGCCTGCGTCTTCTTCGAGGCGCCACATCGGCTCGCCGACTGCCTGGCCGACGCGGTGGAGGTCCTCGGCCCGGACCGCCGCGCCGCCGTGTGCCGGGAACTGACCAAGACCTACGAGGAAGTGGTTCGCGGCACCCTGGCCGAACTGGCCGCTTGGGCCGTCGAGGGCGCGCGTGGCGAGATCACGGTGGTCCTCGCCGGCGGTGAGCCCGCCTCCGCCGACCCCTCGGACCTGGTCGGGGACGTCGAAACCCTCACCGCGACCGGCCTGCGCCTCAAGGATGCCTGCGCCGAGGTCGCCGCCGCACACGCCGTCTCCCGCCGCGAACTCTACGATGCGGTTCTCACCGCGCGCCGCACGTCCTAGCCGGTACGCGCCGCGCGTCGACCGGGTGTGAAATTTCGCTCCGCCGTGGGTGGTCGACCAAGGGTGCGGCGGCGGGCAAGATCGTCGGTATGACATCTCTGGAGAGCAAGGCCACGACGTTTCTCGGGTTGCACGTGCCCGGGGATCCGGGAGTCTTCCCGACGGTGTGGGATGCCTGGTCCGCGAAAGTGGCTGTGGAGGCGGGTTTTCCGGCCTTGACGGTCGGTAGTCATCCGCTCGCCGAATCGATCGGCCGCGGGGACGGGGAAGGGATGACGTTCGAAGAGTCCCTGGCCCGGGTAGGCCAGATCACGGCGGCGGTGGACGTACCGGTGTCGGTCGACATCGAGTCGGGATACGGACTGGAACCCGCGCGGCTGATCGAGGGCTTGCTCGAGGCGGGGGCGATCGGACTGAACATCGAGGACACCGTGCACAGCGAGGGCAGGCGCCTGCGCGCGGCGCAGGAACACGCCGACCTCGTGCGCGGATTGCGCGAGTCCGCCGACAAAGCGGGCGTGCACGTGGTGGTCAACGCGCGCACCGATCTGTTCCTGCGCAAGGACGGCGACGACGCCGATCGGGTCGACCGCGCGATCGAGCGCTTGCGGCTGGCTGCCGAGGCTGGCGCGGACGTGTTGTTTCCGGTGGGCCGCCACGCCGAGGCCGACCTGCGCCGCCTGACCGCCGAACTGCCGCTGCCGGTCAGCGCCACGGTCCAGCCGGATCAAGCCGACAAGGCGGCCCTCGCCGACCAGGGCGTCGCGCGGATCACTTTCGGCCCTTACTTGCAGGCCGCGCTGACCAGGGAGGTCAATACCCTCCTCGATCGGTGGAAGTGAGACCGGGGACGGGCTCGTCCTTGTGGCAGGTCCGCGACCGGAGGCCGAGCCCACCGGTACGGCGGTGAGCTCGGCCTCGCACGGTGGACCGAGTCGTTCGTGTGCGGGCGGTGAACCGGCCGGCGGTGTTCAGGAGGGAACGGGCAGCCCTAGCGCGCTCATGACGAACTGAACGAACAGCGGCGCCAGATCCGGCACCCGAGCCGGCCCTTCGGCGACGATCACGCGGCGCGTCCGCTCGCCGATCGCGTCCGGGATCAGGGCGATCAGTCCGTCGGACAGTTCCGGAAGCGTCGGGTCCGCCGCGCGGGCCTGGTCGTAGAACACCCGATACAGCTGCGCGAAGCGGTCGACGGCCAGGTCGCGGTAGCCGACGGCGGCCTGGTTCACCTTGAACGACTCCACCAGCACCAGCCGGGCGAAATCCGGCTCGGTGGCGACGGTCTGGCAGAAGGTGACCACGATGGACTCGATCTTGGCGTAGGCGTCGGCGTCCGGCGGCAGTTGGGCCAGTTCGTCCGCGATCCGAGTCGCCATGATGTCGACCCCGGTGTGCACCGCTTCGGCGAAGCACTCCTCTTTGTTGGCGAAATGGTCGTAGAAGGTGGTGCGCGAGACGCGGGCTCGGGCCACGATGTCGGTGAGTGTGGTCGCCGGGTAGCCCTTGTTGTCCACGGACTCCACCATGGCCTCGACCAGCCTGCCGCGTTGCGACGTGAGCACGGCTTCGCGTGCCACCCGATGCCGCTCGGCGAATCCGGACCGCTGAACGGATGTCGCCGCGTGGTGCTGGCCCATGTGTGCCCTCTCTGTGCCGGAACCGATCCCGAACGGAACGTCGTCGTACCGATCGCACACGGTTCTGGGCCGTCGCAGGGGGCCGCGAACCGGTGTTTCATTATCCGACAACGCATTACACGGCGGGAAGGCAGGTGGACCCACCCGTGGGCAGGCCTTCGGGTGACACCGCGAAACCGTTGTGCGCCTTATGGTTCCGGCCCACCGGCGGGCGGGCCGGAACAGTCAGTCCTTCGGTTCGATGTACTTCGGGAACACCGGTTCGGGTGCGGGCAACGCCACACCGGGCTCGATCGGCGTCGCGATATCGGCGAACGTCCGGCTCTGTTGACCCAGCTGGTCGAGGATGCGCTCCGCCGACCCCGGTATCACCGGCTGCACCAGGATCGCGACCACGCGCAGCACCTCCAGCGTTACGTACAGCACGGTGGCCTCGCGCGCGAGATCATCCGGCGTGCCGGACTTCGCCAGCGCCCAGGGCGCCTGCGCGGAGAAGTACCTGTTCGTCTCGCCCAGCGTCAGCCAGATCGCCTCCAGCGCCAGATGCATCTGCTGCGCGTCGAATTCGGCGCGGCAGCGCTCCAGCAGACCACCCGCCAGATCGAGCAGGGCGCGGTCGTCCTCGGTGAACTCGCCGGGCGTGGGCACCACGCCGCCGCAGTCGCGCGCGACCAGCTTGGTGCTGCGCTGCACGAGGTTGCCGAACTCGTTGGCCAGATCGCTGTTGATCCGGCTCACGATGGCCTCGTGGCTGTAGCTGCCGTCCTGGCCGTAGGAGATCTCGCGCAGCAAGAAGAAGCGCACCGCGTCCAAGCCGTAGTTCTCGACCAGTTCCAGCGGGTCGACCACGTTGCCGACCGACTTGGACATCTTCTCGCCCTTGTTGTACAGGAACCCGTGCACGAACACGCGTTTCGGCAGCTCCACACCCGCCGACAGCAGGAACGCGGGCCAGTACACCGTGTGGAACCGCGTGATGTCCTTGCCGATGATGTGCACGTCGGCGGGCCAGAACTTGCCGAACGCGACGGAATCGGTATCCGGGAAGCCGACGCCGGTGATGTAGTTGGTCAGCGCGTCCACCCACACGTACATGACGTGATCCGGGTGGCCGGGCACCGGCACGCCCCAATCGAAGGTGGTACGCGAGATGGACAGGTCCTTCAGACCCGCCTTGACGTAGCTGACGATCTCGTTGCGCCGGGTCGCGGGCCCGATGAATTCCGGGTGCTCCTCGTAGAGCGCCAGCAGCTTGTCCTGGTAGGCCGACAGCCGGAAGAAGTAGTTCGACTCCTCGGTCCAGGTGACCGGCGTCTTGGATTCGGTGGAGATGCGGGTGCCGTCCTCGAGCACCGTGGTCTCCTCGTCGGTGTAGAACGCCTCGTCCCGCACCGAGTACCACCCCGAGTAGTTGCCCAGGTAGATGTCGCCACTGGCCAGCATCCGCTCCCAGATGGCGGCGCAGGCCTCCCGGTGATCGGCATCGGTGGTGCGGATGAACCGATCGAAGGAGATGTCGAGCGTCTTGTCCAGCGCCTCGAACACATCGGAGTTGCGGGCCGCGAGCTCTTCCACCGGGATGCCCTCGGCGGCCGCGGCCTGCTGCATCTTCTGGCCGTGCTCGTCGGTGCCGGTCATGAAGAACACGTCGTAGCCGTCGAGGCGCTTGAAACGGGCGATGGCGTCGGCGGAGATGTACTCGTACGCATGCCCGATATGCGGCGCGCCGTTGGGATAGGCGATGGCCGTGGTGATGTAGAAGGCGGGGCGGTCAGCTTCGCTCATGGTGTGTCTACTGTAATGCGCGTGCATTCTTCCGCTCGCGTGAATATGCCCGTCGCCGATTCGCGGGTCCTCGTGTCCGCGCCGCGCGGGGACCGCTGATGAGCGCCGGACGTCCCGCGCCGGAGTTGCCCGAGCCGCTGTCGCCGATCGTGGACGCGCACACCCACCTGGACGCCTGCGGCGCGACCGACGCGGCCTCCACCGCGGCGATCGTGGACCGCGCCGCTTCGGTCGGGGTCGGCCGGGTGGTCACCGTTGCCGACGACTTGGCCGCCGCGCGGTGGGCGGTGCGGGCCGCGCACTGGGACGAGCGCGTGTTCGCCGCCGTCGCGCTGCACCCGACCAGGGCGAACGCGCTCGACGACGACGCGAAGGCCGAACTCGAGCGCTTGGCCGGGGACCCGAGGGTGGTCGCCGTCGGCGAGACCGGCCTCGATTACTACTGGCCGGGCAAGCTGGACGGCTGTGCCGACATCGAGACGCAGATCGAGGGTTTCCGCTGGCACATCGACCTGGCCAAGCGGGTCCGCAAGCCGCTCATGATCCACAATCGCGAGGCCGACCACGACCTGCTGACCGTACTGCTGGACGAGGGCGCGCCCGACAGCGTGATCTTCCACTGTTTCTCCTCGGACACGAACATGGCGCTGTCGTGCGTGGCCGAGGGGTACATCCTCAGTTTCTCCGGGACGGTGAGTTTCAAGAACGCGCACGAGTTGCGGGAAGCGGCCAAGGTCGTGCCCGACGATCAGATCCTGGTCGAGACGGATGCGCCGTATCTGACCCCGCACCCGTTCCGTGGAGCGCCGAACGAGCCGTACTGCCTGCCGTACACCGTGCGAGCGCTGGCCGAGTTGCGCGAGCAGGATCCACTGGAACTGGCGAAGATCACCACCGCCAACGCCCGTCGCGTCTACCGCATCTGAGCGAGGCGCGCGTATCCGCAAGGGCACTGTCGAATGCCCGCACGGGGGCTAGGTATGCGAAATGTGTCCTAAGTCACTTTTGGTATGTCGTTTCGTGATTTACCTGCGCTGTCGATATTTGATCGTGATATTGAAAAGGCGCTGTTCCTGAGCTTGCTGTTGTCGGCGCCCGACCCTCTCGTTATCGTGCTGTGACCATGTCCCCCTTCACGCGGATCAACCAGTCGCGTTCGCCGCTGCTGCACATCGCGGTCGGCGCGTTGCTGCTGACGTTGATCGTCGGCGCCGGTCTCGCGATCATGAATCGCAAGACGGTCACCGTCGTGGTGGACGGCGAGAAGCTGTTCCAGACCACGATGTCGCCGGACGTGCGTGGCGTACTGAAGGCCGCGGGCTTCGCCGTGACGGAGCGGGACAAGGTGGCCCCCGCCCTGGCCGCGCGCATCGCCGACGGCGCCACCATCACGCTCAACCGCGCGCGCGAAGTCGCTCTGTCCGTGGACGGGATGACGCAGAAGGTGTGGACCACCGGGGTGACCGCGGGTGAAGCGCTCGAGCAGTTGAAGATCCCGAAAGAGGTGTACGTCTCACCCGCGCGCGACGAGCGGCTCCCGCTGCAGGGCGCCGCGCTGTTGATCGCGACTCCGCGCATGGTCTCGCTGCTCGACGGCCTCGGCAATCCGGTGGACGTGCGCGCCGCGGCGCCCACCGTCGGCGAATTCCTGAAGGTGACGGGCATCCCGCTGATCGAGCAGGACTCCGTCGAACCGGACGCGTCCACCCCGTTGACGAACAATCTGCGCATCACCGTGACGCGCAAGCGGGTCGAACAGCACACCGAGACGCTGCCGCTGGATCCGCCGGAGAACGTCATCGAGGACCCGACCCTGAACATGAGCCGCACGGTGGTGGAATCACCCGGCTCGCCCGGCGTCCAGAACGTCACGTTCGCGGTCACCATGGTCAACGGTCAGGAAGTGGACCGTAAACCGGTCGCCACGACGGTGACCGTCGCGGCGGAGCCGAAGACCGTCCGGAAGGGCGCCAAGCCGGGCACCGAGGTGCCGCCGGTGCGCGACGGCGCGATCTGGGACGCGCTGGCGCGTTGTGAATCGACCGGCAACTGGTCGATCAACACCGGCAACGGTTACTACGGCGGCGTGCAGTTCGATCAGGGCACCTGGGAGCGGCAGGGCGGCCTGCGCTATGCCCCCCGCGCCGACCTGGCCACCAGGGAAGAGCAGATCGCCATCGCCGAGATCACCAGGCAGCGGCAGGGCTGGGGCGCTTGGCCCGCGTGCACCGGCCGGCTCGGCATCAACTGACGCGGGACCTGGGGGCCCCGGGGCATCGCGTGCGGAGCAGACCGGCGAGCGTGAATCGGCGCGCTGACCGGGTGCGGTACACGACCGGCTCGTCGTCGAAGCCGCCGACTCCGTCGCGCCGAACGTATCGATGAAACGGCTCCCGGCCTCCGGCGGCTGTGGTCGGTACCCATCGATTCTCGCCGGGCGCGGCGCTGCTCGGAGGTCGGCATGAGTCCGGTGTCCACCTGGCGGGGGAGACGTCGCGGCCCGGCCGATCCCGCGGTTGATAGATTCTCGAGGTGTCCGAACCTGAAATCTCCGCTCGTGGGAGCGCTGCGCTGCTCGGGCCCGCCGAGGTGCGGGTGCTGGCCGAACGGTTCGGGGTGCGGCCGACCAAGCAACTCGGACAGAATTTCGTGCACGACGCGAACACGGTGCGACGGATCGTCGCGGCCGCCGGAGTGGGGCGCGGTGATGTCGTGCTGGAGGTCGGGCCCGGTCTCGGGTCACTGACCCTCGCGCTGCTGGACGTGGTGGACTCGGTGGTCGCGGTCGAGATCGATCCGGTACTGGCGCGGCACCTTCCGGTGACCGTCGCCGACCGCGCCCCCGAGTTGGCGCAGCGCCTGTCGGTGGTCGAGGCGGACGCGTTGCGCGTCGCCGCCGCGGATCTGCCCGCCGCCCCGACCGCGCTGGTGGCCAATCTCCCGTACAACGTGGCGGTGCCGGTGCTGCTGCATCTGCTCGGCGAGTTGCCCGGTATCGCGGTCGCTCTGGTGATGGTGCAGGCCGAAGTGGCCGATCGCCTGGCCGCCGAACCCGGCAGCCGCACCTACGGTGTGCCTAGTGTGAAAGCGGGCTTCTATGGGACCGTCCGGCGCGCGGGTGCGGTCGGCACTCAGGTGTTCTGGCCGGTTCCGCGCGTCGAGTCGGGGCTGGTCCGGGTCGATCGCTTCGCGGAGTCGCCGTGGCCGATGGACGCCGAGCACCGCCGACGTGTCTTCGCGGTCGTCGACGCGGCGTTCGCGCAGCGCCGCAAGACCCTGCGCGCGGCCCTCGCCACGTGGGCGGGCTCACCCGCCGAAGCCGAGCGCCGCCTGCT
Encoded here:
- a CDS encoding phospholipid carrier-dependent glycosyltransferase; protein product: MTQVTDQRATARFGTVPSWSSPGPLRPPPDFGPADRLRGWLVTAFLTAIAAVTRFTMLNYPTDAGTPVFDEKHYAPQAWQMLTGGWVEDNPGYGLVVHPPVGKQLIAVGEAMFGYNGWGWRFTAALAGTVLVLLVIRIVRRMARSTLIGAIAGILLIADGLTFVSSRIGMLDIFMALFVTAAFGCLIVDRDEMRARLARADAKGRIGVTDSGPRLGVRWWRFGAGVLLGLACGTKWSGIYFIAAFGLMSVYFDLSARRTYGVRRPWLGVALRDIGPALYALVLVPLGVYLASYWAWFASETGVYRHMPGNPSAPTDPIGTGGFWSHVAPDALRSLWYFNARSLEFHTELTNSAGNHHPWESKPWTWPMGLRPMLYYYADSGVTGCGQTQCVKAVMLIGTPAIWWVAGPVLAWMLWRTVVRRDWRYGAVLVGYGAALLPWFATLDRQMYYFYAVPMAPFLVMGVALALGDVLGPARPSTIPRSPAGTYLPAPPNERRSLGLLAVCLYLGLVIANFIWLWPILTALPITPGNWHDHLWLPSWR
- the rsmI gene encoding 16S rRNA (cytidine(1402)-2'-O)-methyltransferase, which produces MDVLDVDRSVVTQVAGGRLVLAATPMGDVGDASQRLRDALSTADVVAAEDTRRTRSLAKALGVELSGRVVSFYDHVETARIPMLLDEIAGGRTVLLVTDAGMPSVSDPGYRMVAACVERDLAVTCLPGPSAVTTALALSALPVERFCFDGFPPRKSGQRREWLRTLIAEPRACVFFEAPHRLADCLADAVEVLGPDRRAAVCRELTKTYEEVVRGTLAELAAWAVEGARGEITVVLAGGEPASADPSDLVGDVETLTATGLRLKDACAEVAAAHAVSRRELYDAVLTARRTS
- a CDS encoding isocitrate lyase/phosphoenolpyruvate mutase family protein; its protein translation is MTSLESKATTFLGLHVPGDPGVFPTVWDAWSAKVAVEAGFPALTVGSHPLAESIGRGDGEGMTFEESLARVGQITAAVDVPVSVDIESGYGLEPARLIEGLLEAGAIGLNIEDTVHSEGRRLRAAQEHADLVRGLRESADKAGVHVVVNARTDLFLRKDGDDADRVDRAIERLRLAAEAGADVLFPVGRHAEADLRRLTAELPLPVSATVQPDQADKAALADQGVARITFGPYLQAALTREVNTLLDRWK
- a CDS encoding TetR/AcrR family transcriptional regulator; translation: MGQHHAATSVQRSGFAERHRVAREAVLTSQRGRLVEAMVESVDNKGYPATTLTDIVARARVSRTTFYDHFANKEECFAEAVHTGVDIMATRIADELAQLPPDADAYAKIESIVVTFCQTVATEPDFARLVLVESFKVNQAAVGYRDLAVDRFAQLYRVFYDQARAADPTLPELSDGLIALIPDAIGERTRRVIVAEGPARVPDLAPLFVQFVMSALGLPVPS
- the metG gene encoding methionine--tRNA ligase encodes the protein MSEADRPAFYITTAIAYPNGAPHIGHAYEYISADAIARFKRLDGYDVFFMTGTDEHGQKMQQAAAAEGIPVEELAARNSDVFEALDKTLDISFDRFIRTTDADHREACAAIWERMLASGDIYLGNYSGWYSVRDEAFYTDEETTVLEDGTRISTESKTPVTWTEESNYFFRLSAYQDKLLALYEEHPEFIGPATRRNEIVSYVKAGLKDLSISRTTFDWGVPVPGHPDHVMYVWVDALTNYITGVGFPDTDSVAFGKFWPADVHIIGKDITRFHTVYWPAFLLSAGVELPKRVFVHGFLYNKGEKMSKSVGNVVDPLELVENYGLDAVRFFLLREISYGQDGSYSHEAIVSRINSDLANEFGNLVQRSTKLVARDCGGVVPTPGEFTEDDRALLDLAGGLLERCRAEFDAQQMHLALEAIWLTLGETNRYFSAQAPWALAKSGTPDDLAREATVLYVTLEVLRVVAILVQPVIPGSAERILDQLGQQSRTFADIATPIEPGVALPAPEPVFPKYIEPKD
- a CDS encoding TatD family hydrolase, with protein sequence MSAGRPAPELPEPLSPIVDAHTHLDACGATDAASTAAIVDRAASVGVGRVVTVADDLAAARWAVRAAHWDERVFAAVALHPTRANALDDDAKAELERLAGDPRVVAVGETGLDYYWPGKLDGCADIETQIEGFRWHIDLAKRVRKPLMIHNREADHDLLTVLLDEGAPDSVIFHCFSSDTNMALSCVAEGYILSFSGTVSFKNAHELREAAKVVPDDQILVETDAPYLTPHPFRGAPNEPYCLPYTVRALAELREQDPLELAKITTANARRVYRI
- a CDS encoding transglycosylase family protein is translated as MSPFTRINQSRSPLLHIAVGALLLTLIVGAGLAIMNRKTVTVVVDGEKLFQTTMSPDVRGVLKAAGFAVTERDKVAPALAARIADGATITLNRAREVALSVDGMTQKVWTTGVTAGEALEQLKIPKEVYVSPARDERLPLQGAALLIATPRMVSLLDGLGNPVDVRAAAPTVGEFLKVTGIPLIEQDSVEPDASTPLTNNLRITVTRKRVEQHTETLPLDPPENVIEDPTLNMSRTVVESPGSPGVQNVTFAVTMVNGQEVDRKPVATTVTVAAEPKTVRKGAKPGTEVPPVRDGAIWDALARCESTGNWSINTGNGYYGGVQFDQGTWERQGGLRYAPRADLATREEQIAIAEITRQRQGWGAWPACTGRLGIN
- the rsmA gene encoding 16S rRNA (adenine(1518)-N(6)/adenine(1519)-N(6))-dimethyltransferase RsmA yields the protein MSEPEISARGSAALLGPAEVRVLAERFGVRPTKQLGQNFVHDANTVRRIVAAAGVGRGDVVLEVGPGLGSLTLALLDVVDSVVAVEIDPVLARHLPVTVADRAPELAQRLSVVEADALRVAAADLPAAPTALVANLPYNVAVPVLLHLLGELPGIAVALVMVQAEVADRLAAEPGSRTYGVPSVKAGFYGTVRRAGAVGTQVFWPVPRVESGLVRVDRFAESPWPMDAEHRRRVFAVVDAAFAQRRKTLRAALATWAGSPAEAERRLLAAGIAPTARGETLDTAAFVRLAAQA